Genomic window (Lutra lutra chromosome 6, mLutLut1.2, whole genome shotgun sequence):
CTACTCATTCCTCTAACTGGATCATGAGAAGGTGAGTCCAGGGAACGTGTCTGTGTCCAGAACTCTTCCCGGCCCCACCACCGCCGGCGCGGACTCTACACGTGGTATGTTTTGGCGGGGAGGAAAACtctatttgtccttttcttcctttttaaatgttgcaTGGCAGATGGGCGTGTCGGGCCTTTCGTTTTCTCCACGATCCATCATTTGTGTAGTTAAGTAGCAGTGCGGTCCGTGGAAACGTGGCACGTCCCGTGAAGGGCACAACCCGTCAAATCACGGTCAAGTTGAGCAGACTGGTGTGGGTCGGCAGATAGACGTGCTGCACGTGCTCCACCCGCGACCTGCAGACCGGACACGACTGCAAAAGAGAAGGCCACGGCACTCGTTAGGACGCCTCCGAGGATGTGTGTTCAGGGCTTACGAGCGGCACCTACTCTAGTCAGTCTGCTAAGTAACTTGTGGCCGTGACTATTTCTAGATCTAAAGGGGTAGAGAtctttgtggtctctctctcttttttaaagattttacttatttatttgatacagagagagagagagagagcatgcatgagcagggggaagggcagagggagaagcaggctccctactaggcagggagcccgatgtggggttcaatcccaggaacctggactgtgacccgagccaaaggcagatgctaaaccaactgagccacctaggcaccctgataTCTTTGCTTTCTAACAGGTTTGAAAGTCTATACCTTACTAGGGAttcaaaatattatgaaaaagtacAAACCGCAGGCAAATAATTAGGTTTTTCGTCCCATTCTAACCCAGGCACGATGAGTAAAGTGATTAGCACGGAATTCTTGCTGTGTGGTGAGGCTGTGTTCCCTGCAAGGGCAGAGTGCAACCCTCTGGCGGTGGGATGCAGGAGAGCTGAGACCCTTCCAGAGTCCAGGTGTCCCTGGCTCAGGGGGCTGACCCAGGCCAGGGCGGGTGGGCGGATGCCATGTGGCCCATGAACTTGGCTCTGCTCTGAATCCCACGTCACAGCTTCATATCCCCAGCTGGCTTCTCAGCAAGCATGGCCCTCCCTCAGCCACAGGGGAGCATTAGGCCTGGGGGTCCAACCatgtgggggtgggatggggggaggtggggaaaggcaAGTCCTTGACCTACTGTCCCTGGAGAAGAAACTCCTTGTTATTAACTCATTATCTACTCTCAGGAAGGACAAAGGCGTCCTGCCAGCTCAGTATATAACCATAAAAATAGTTCCGAAATTAGCAGCTTTTGAAGGACTAGATAGTGTTTGGGGctaatctgaaaataaaaccacagtgacaTTTAGCAACCAGTTCTTAGAAATGACAACATGCTGAAAAAATTACTATAAGCGGAAAGTGTAAGGTacggaaaaaggaaaacaggtgaGTTGCTTTTGTTGattgtattaatattaaaattggtTTGACTTGCCACCTAAGAGCCGATCCAGGACGCCCCGGAGGTACATGCGGCAGTAAGAGGAAATTAATCACCGGTCACCTCCGTGGAACAGAAAGTGAGCTCTACCTACCACTTCTCAGTgttcttttccaatattttaagtaaatcatAAAGACACTGCTCCTCAGTGTCAGGAAGCGGGGAGCAATGGTCCTAGCCTCCGGCTCACCCGCTCACGAGATGTTATCTTGTGAGTCTGAGCCTCGTTTCCAGAACCTAGAAAGGGTCTACGATTTAGAGCAATTACACTGTTGGAGACAGTGCGCTGATCCAGGGTGTTTCCCAAGAGCAGTGCCTTTGAAGTCCCCACACGGGAAGCCCCCATCCCGGGGTGCAGGTGGGGCTGGGCATTCCGGCTCACATCCGGCACCGGCAGGTGCTCACTGACCgtgagcagggggcggggcggcCACCGAGCACCCCTCACCTGCAGCTGGGCGGCGCAGCCTTCACAGCACACGGTGTGGCCGCAGGGGCAGAAGGCCGAGTTGATCTCCTCCTCACAGCACACCATGCACAGCATGGCCTCCTTCAGCTTGCGCAGCTTCTCCTGGAGCGCCCTGGTCTGCTGGCAGCTGAGGCCCTCACAGCTGGCGCAGTTCAGGCTGCTCTCCGAGGACTTAAGCGGGGAGCTGGGAGGGCTGTGCTCGCTTCTCGACACGAGGTCCACCACGCCGGCATTGTACAGAGCCCTCCTGGCGTGGTCATACACCTCCTTTGACGTTCTTTTAATATCGAAGACGTACTTCTTGCCAAggttaatattttcattcagaAACAGAGAGGCCAAGTGGCCCTTCAGGTCTCGGCTGTACTGCATCATGACGGCACTGGTCACCGTGTCACACCTGCAGGGACAGACGGAACGTCCGCTTCAGTACCATAAGCCCGGGCATTCCCATGATTCGGACCCTCCGATGCTACCATACCTAAGAATATTCGTGTCAGTGGACATTTGTATTCTTTACTGCATGCCCAAAAGTAAATTCTTCCAGGGTTATGTGTGTTAAACATTTCAATGATTCTACCTCTCTGTTTCTCCAGTGTCCCCAGAGGACCTGGGATAAAGCAGCCGTCAACGGAGAGGACAGTGAGCGTGCGCCTCCACCTCTGGGGACAGGAGCTCCAGTCAAAAACAGCTCGTGGCAAGATAAAAAGGACATGTTCTTCTTTCCTGGCTTTATGCTAAAAATTCCCACCAATTTTCCATTCTGCTCCAAAATTTTTATGTCTATCTTAACAGAAAAAAGGTTAAGATTGCAATTAAATTTCTCAGCCTTAATTTCTCACATATTTGGGTCAAATCACAAGTCTGCTTTAAAGCACCTTCCGAAATGAGGGTATCGCTAGTGTGGCTAGAAAATCGTTCCTGGGCGCTGAgccatcggggggggggggcggtagcCACTCTCCCACAGAGACGACTTAGGTCACCCTGCTGGGGAAGAGCAAAGCAGCCGTGGGTCAGGCCCAACGAGGAGGCGCCGTGAGGGAATAAGGTCAGAGAagcgggggtgtgtgtgtgtgcagctcgTTCCCACGCACGTGCTGTGGGGAGAGCAGGACCACATTGATAAGGACCCCCGTGCTACAGCAGAGCAGGACCAATGTTCGAAAGCGGTGGATTTCCACTTACACAAGATCCACGGACACAATGGTACTAGAAACCACAGGGACCTTGTTGTCACCTGAAAACCCGGAGCTGCGGACTGACGCTAAGGTTGTGGGGCACAGGGCGCTACGTGCCTGTAGAAAGCGTGGGTCTCCGTTATTGCTCGGTAGAGCCCGCTGGCCGCCCTGGTGCTGATCATCTTGAACAAGAGCACCACGCTGTTCCCAGACTCCTTGGTGACGGTCAAGTACACGTTCTTTCCCGACTGGGTGGCCATCTGCACCACAGGGTAAGCGATCCTGAAAACCCGGGAAGAGAAAAGTGAGCCGGCCCTGGAGGGGAGATCTGCCATGGGCTGTGCTCGGGACCCAGCGGGGCAAGCAGACGCTTGGTATGGGGCTGTAAGTAGCCACTGCACTTCCTGCTCAGAAAGGCGTGGGAGAACGGTGGGGAGAGGTGCTGCagtgagctgtgtgtgtgtgtaggtgggaAGGAGACTTTAACAGCAGtgaacttttttgaaaaatattaactctGCCACATCAGTACACTTGAgttcatagtttaaaaataatgtaggctgcggagaaaggggaaccctcctacactgttggtaggaatgcaagctggtgcaaccactctggaaaacagcatggaggttcctcaaaatgttgaaaatagaactaccctatgacccagcaattgcactgctgggtatttaccctaaagatacaaacgtagtgatccgaaggggcacgtgcacccgaatgtttatagcagcaatgtctacaatagccaaactatggaaagaacctagatgtccatctacagacgaatggataaagaagatgtggtatatatacacaatggaatactatgcagccatcaaaagaaatgaaatcttgccatttgcgacgacgtggatggaactagagggtatcatgcttagtgaaataagtcaatcggagaaagacaactatcatatgatctccctgatatgagggagaggagatgcaacatggggggttgagggggtaggagaagagtaaatgaaacaagatgggattgggagggagacaaaccataagtgactcttaatctcacaaaacaaactgagggttgatggaggggagggggttgggagagggggtggggttatggatatcggggagggtatgtgctatggtgagtgttgtgaagtgtgtaaacctggcgattcgcagacctgtacccctggggataaaaatatatgtttataaagctgtaaaaaaaaaaaaaaagaaaaagaaaaaagaaaggatgaatacccaagttttgtagcaacatggacgggactggaagagattatgctgagtgaattaagtcaagcagagagagtcaattatcatatggtttcacttatttgtggagcataacaaatagcatggaggacaaggggagatggagaggagaagggagttgagggaaattggaaggggaggtgaaccatgagagactatggactctgaaaaacgatctgagaattttgaaggggtggggggtgggaggttgggggcaccaggtggtgggtattgtagagggcacagattgcatggagcactgggtgtggtgcaaaaataatgaatattgttatgctgaaaaaataaaaaaattaaaaaaaaaaataatgtagggacccctggggggctcagttggggaagcgtctgccttcggctcaggtcgtgatcccagggtcctgggatggagccccaggtcagggtTCCCGCTCAgaggggcatctgcttctccgtctgcctctgcccctcccccagctcatgcacgctctctttctccctctcaaacaaaatctttaaaaaaataaatgaaataaaaaataattaaatggttGTCTGAATAAAATTAATATCCTTGCCCAAAATGAAACATCTGATTTCTAAAAGGTAAGTGTCTAGCAAATCCCTTTCTGGTTTGATCTATTTTCCTATGCAGAGCTATAAAGGGATATGCATGCTTTGGgctcaataaaaatgtaagacGTAGGTTACCTATTAATTGGGCAGAAGTCGTCTTTGCAAATTGAGATTCCTTCAGGTCCAACCCCAATGAGGAGCTTCTGGCCCTCGCTGTCCCTCACGGAATGCCACTCGATGCCATAGTTTTCCATTGCTGACACGATCTGCAACACCTGGTATTCGGCTGAAGCCTGGCTGGTCCCTTCCAACTCTTTATGCTTCGCAACAATGCTGTTGGACACCAAAAGGGCAGAGAGATATGGAGAGATGAACTGATGTGGACTTTAGAGAGAAATCAGTATCATTTTCACTAGTGAATCACACGGATGTCAAAAACTCAAAGCAATGTAGCATcgacatttcatttatttagcaaattcACTGTAAAACACTTTTGAGGCACCACTCCAGATCCCAAGTGTCCAATATTCAGTAGAAAAAGCAAGTGGGGATGCCGGATGGGGTGAACTGGAAGAATTATGGAAAATCTCTAGAAATATACGTTAAGAAATTTTGCATATAGGAACTCACACAGGTGTCTACACTTACTTTGTAAGTTTCATTTAAGGGACTGATGAGATCATCTGCAACTGAAGACTGCAGGATTTATTCTATCTGTGGTGGCAGACAGCCTCTAACACAGTCCTTCAAGATCCCCACCTCCCGAGAGTCACACCCTTGTACACGTCCCTTCACCCGAGTGTTGTGTACCAGCTGTGTTAACGGCTGGCTGGATTCACAACTCACTTCTAATGCACAGAACATAGCAGAAGTGATGGGATGTCACTCACTTCTGAGATTAAGTTCTAAAAGGACTTGACTTCGGTCTTGGGTGTTCCCTTTTGCTCTGACTGATGGCTTGtcctgggggaagccagctaccATGTTATGACGCAGCGCCCCGGAGAGGCCTGTGTGGTAAGGGAGGAAGGCCCTGCCAACACACCACGTGAGTCAACCTGGAAGGGGATCCCTCTTTTGGTTAAGCCTTTGGATGACAATGAACTCCACCAACAGTTTGCCTCATGAAAGATTGTGGAGAACCCAGCTGGGCCACAGCCAGATTTCTGACCCACAGCAGGGAGAGATACTGTTGTTGCTGTAATTCCCTAAGTTTGGGGTAACTTATTCCCCAGGAATAGGTAACTAAGACACGTTAGGTCTCTTGGTTTAATCCTTGCTGGGACGAAGAAAATACCAACATACATGATAGACTTTTGAAGAAATCTGTATCCTTCAGAGGtcaagagattttaaaaattcctcttccATAGCATTTTATAAAAGGGCATTGATTTAGGTGGGATTATGTTTGGTATCTGTAAATTTCTCAAAGAAAAGGCTAAGAATCTTTGGAAAATAACTGGCTAAATTGGGCAATGGTCTAGTCTCAGCCTTACCAATTATCCGTATAGAGACCGTAGATCCATTTTCTTCAGGAAATACGGATAAATTCACTAGCTGTATGAACACGGTTGCCCCAGGGCAGCCTCACCTGTTCAAGGTGGCGCTGGAGAGCTCCTTCGCACACAGTTCCTCGTAGCTGTACTTGGCCGTGTTCTGATTGTAGTCTCCAGACTTGGTCTGGGCCAGGAGGGCACTGAGTTCCACTGCCTGCTCCGGGGAGCACTGGAGGTGGCCGGCCAGGAGGGTCTCCTTGATGTGCAAGAAGAAGATATGCCTGCAGAGCCATGCGAGAAGGAGGTTATCCCGGGGACGAGCTTGATATCAAGCTTAACCTGCTTAGCAATTTCATAAACCGTTTTAGGTAAGGAaaatacagtaatttaaaaagctACCCTGAAAATGCTTGCCACTAAAgagccatttttgtttttgtttttgttttcaaaatcatgAGTATTAAGGCAACATAAGTGTAAGAACTTAAGTTTCTCTAGAATAAAATGTATAACCGAGACAAAAACAAATCTAATTAAGACAAATCCAGCAACATTCAAgttatcaaatataaaataacttcaCACAAGTTTCtgcattcaattaaaaaaaatttaaagaaattatcttgAGAAAAACTTGATCTCGATGTGGACTTGATATCTTAGCTTTATTCAAATGACCCCCAAATCTCTAGTTTGCCCCAACTTCTCTAAGCATGATATTCAAAAGATATTCAAATGTCAAATATAGACACCTCCACTTGGGATATTCAGGATCCTAATTTCACTTTGTTCAAAACCAGACTCACCGCCTTCCTTCCCAAACCCACTTTTTCTCCCAGTGGAAACCTGAGGCTTATTTGTTATTTTACCCATAGACCCACttttgacattttgttttgtttctacctACTTTCTATCTCTGCAAACTCTTTAAAGTCAGTTGTAGTCTCCCTATTATTACCTCCTATGTCCTACTTGTGTCTCTCAACTGAGAATTTACCTCTCCCCCAAGCCGATCTCTCTAGACTCTGCTAATCCACTCTCCAAGCTACTTGCTTCTGGGATAAGTTTGCCATTTGTCAGCTCAAAAACTCTTCAAGGGATCCCATCTGTTTGCCAAGGAAGCATGCTATTGGCATGAATCCGGGTTCTGTGGGTCTGGCCCTCAACGTTCAGCCACATGTCCCATCATTCCCTCCACCAACTATGCCCCCAGGAAAGGGACAATTTCTCTTCCTGGAAAGAACTAGCATGTTCATGTCCTCGTGTCTCTGGTCTTGGCTGCTCCCTATGTCCTGAGGGGCATTTTTCCTGTCCCCTGAGATACTCTTTCATCCATATCATGTGCAAACTGTATTTCTCTATCACTGTATTTGAAATTAACTTTTACAGTTAGCTGCACATTAGCTGACTTCTCAAGTGTCTCGAGCACCAGAGAACCTTGTGAATGGATATAAAAGCCCACATCGTCTGCCGACCTCAAGTTCCATTCCATTTGTGCCTGTCCTAACTGCATACAATATTACATGCTACGTTTCCTATAAGGTGTGTCAGACTTAGAAACTCCCAGGAAATGCCACCTACGTTGCCCGTTAATCCAGACTGCCCAAGATTCCCAACAGAGTATCTAAAACCGCTACAGTCAGACCAGCCTAGGTTATAAAATTTGACTCTGGCAAACGTACGGGTATAACCTTCCTTTGATGACTTGTTATAGCTTTTCAAACTTGCTTAAATACCACAATATTCCTCCCACTAACAAATGAGTTACGACCAGCAGTAAATCTCTGACACTGCTCTGAATACAGCTCATACGCCCAGCTTCCCGCTTGCACTGGATACCCTGATTCCAGTCCTcaacagtgcttttttttttttaaagtttttatttatttatttatttatttatttgacaaggaggcagagaggcaggcagagagagaggaagaagcaggctccctgcagagcagagaacccgatgcgggactcaatctcaggaccctgggatcaagacctgagctgaaggcagaggctttaacccactaagccacccaggtgccccatcaacaatgcttttatttatatactaGTCCTATGTCTGACATCCTAGGTAGAAGGGACACATGAGCAATataagaaaagcagagagaagctGGACTAGAAGTACAAGGGGGAGGGGCCCTATGGACAGTCTCACAACATCAGGCAGACAAGAACCACTAATCTTCCTTTAAAAGATGTTTAAGTTCAACGTTTTGTTTGTTctagaaagataaagaaatatttaaagttatcAGACTCTGACAAATACTACAGGTTTTTCTGGATTCAAAGCCCCAATGACGAAATCACGGTAAGAATGCCTAAGAGCACGGAAAGAAGATAAGCACGGTTTTTATTAACCCAAACATCTGTTAAAGTATTTTTGACACCACTCAACTGAGAAGGGGGTCCCTACTGGGGCAAAGAAATAACCACAGAAATAGCTTGTTTTAAAATAGCTATCCGAGCAGTGAGGGCTCGCACTCCCATGCAATCGTGGTGGTACAACACTGCTTCAGCTGTCCAAGGCTTTCTCGATGGCTGTTCAGTAAATTTCATCTTGGGGGACGTATCCCTGTCTCTGTCCTCAGGGGAGGGCCAACAGTTGGACACAAAACTCTGAACACATGGTGATGGTAAAGAAGAAATTACAGGCTGAACAAGTGTAAGGGCATCACCACAAACCAAGTCTTCTCCATGTAAATACTGCTCAGGTATCTTTTAACTTCTTTATATTAACCTAGAGACTAGTTCT
Coding sequences:
- the MYLIP gene encoding E3 ubiquitin-protein ligase MYLIP isoform X1, with the protein product MLCYVTRPDAVLMEVEVEAKANGEDCLNQVCRRLGIIEVDYFGLQFTGSKGESLWLNLRNRISQQMDGLAPYRLKLRVKFFVEPHLILQEQTRHIFFLHIKETLLAGHLQCSPEQAVELSALLAQTKSGDYNQNTAKYSYEELCAKELSSATLNSIVAKHKELEGTSQASAEYQVLQIVSAMENYGIEWHSVRDSEGQKLLIGVGPEGISICKDDFCPINRIAYPVVQMATQSGKNVYLTVTKESGNSVVLLFKMISTRAASGLYRAITETHAFYRCDTVTSAVMMQYSRDLKGHLASLFLNENINLGKKYVFDIKRTSKEVYDHARRALYNAGVVDLVSRSEHSPPSSPLKSSESSLNCASCEGLSCQQTRALQEKLRKLKEAMLCMVCCEEEINSAFCPCGHTVCCEGCAAQLQSCPVCRSRVEHVQHVYLPTHTSLLNLTVI
- the MYLIP gene encoding E3 ubiquitin-protein ligase MYLIP isoform X2, whose translation is MLCYVTRPDAVLMEVEVEAKANGEDCLNQQMDGLAPYRLKLRVKFFVEPHLILQEQTRHIFFLHIKETLLAGHLQCSPEQAVELSALLAQTKSGDYNQNTAKYSYEELCAKELSSATLNSIVAKHKELEGTSQASAEYQVLQIVSAMENYGIEWHSVRDSEGQKLLIGVGPEGISICKDDFCPINRIAYPVVQMATQSGKNVYLTVTKESGNSVVLLFKMISTRAASGLYRAITETHAFYRCDTVTSAVMMQYSRDLKGHLASLFLNENINLGKKYVFDIKRTSKEVYDHARRALYNAGVVDLVSRSEHSPPSSPLKSSESSLNCASCEGLSCQQTRALQEKLRKLKEAMLCMVCCEEEINSAFCPCGHTVCCEGCAAQLQSCPVCRSRVEHVQHVYLPTHTSLLNLTVI